The sequence GTAAGCAGCTGCGGAAAGTAGCCATCGCCGTCAGCGGGAAAGAGGTGGTTAAGGTGCCTATGGGGGAGTTTGAATGCCTGGTCCTTAAGCCCATGCCCCTGGATCGCCGACGGTTAACGAAAGTGGATGGGCTTATGCACCTCTGGCTGGCAACGAATGAACGGCGCACGCCCGTACGCCTGGAGCAAACTACCAGCTTCGGGACCATGGTCCTCAGGTTGTTGGAAGTCAGATGAGAAGTGCTGTTTAATCCTGGAGGCTACGGCCAACCGGGTAAATTAGCGGCTACCTACTCCCAGGCCTATTATGCCCGGCGGAACAGCGCCGGGAATCCTAATGCACAATGCGCATGATGTCGTTATAGATAATCACCACGACCAGGGTTAAAAGCAGCATCACCCCCAGTTGCTGAACCGCCATCCGGGCGCGCAGGGAAAGAGGACGCCGCAGGGCCGCTTCCACCAGGACAATGGCAATGTGCCCCCCATCCAGGGCTGGTATGGGCAGCACGTTGATGAAAGCGAGGTTGACACTGATGATAGCCAATATGCCGAGCAAGTAGTCAAATCCCTTTTGAGCCGCCTCGCCCGCCACCTGGCCGATCAAAATCGGGCCGCCAATCTCCCTCAGGCTGGCCCGTCCCGTAACGATCATCACCAGCGTTTTGTAGGTGAGGACAAACCAGCGACCGGTGAGCGCGAAGCCATTGGTTGCCGCCTCGATAATCCCCACCGAACGGTAACTTACTCGCGGACCGATGCCAATGCGCCCCACCACCTTGATCTCATCGTCCAACAGGATCTCCGAAGCGCGGGTCTCAATAGCACTCAGAAAGGGTTCACCGTCGCGCTCCCAGATTACTTCCACAGTTTCATTGGGCCGGCTGTGGATGAGGTTGGTGAGCTTATCCCAGGAGTCCACCGGTATGCCATTGACAGCTGTAATCCTGTCCCCCGGCTGAATTCCCGCCGCTTTCGCCGGGTAGTCCTCCGCGAGAGACCCTACCACCGGCGCTGGATCAGCCTCGGCTATGCCATTCACCAGGGTCAAG comes from Candidatus Neomarinimicrobiota bacterium and encodes:
- the rseP gene encoding RIP metalloprotease RseP, encoding MMTVLIYVLAIFFVLLVLIASHELGHYLAARSVGIRVERFYIGFNIFGLGIKKKIGHTEYGLGLLPLGGYVKVAGIVDESMDTKLTGSEWEFQSKNTLQKVWFMSAGVLANLLLAGVLFASLTLVNGIAEADPAPVVGSLAEDYPAKAAGIQPGDRITAVNGIPVDSWDKLTNLIHSRPNETVEVIWERDGEPFLSAIETRASEILLDDEIKVVGRIGIGPRVSYRSVGIIEAATNGFALTGRWFVLTYKTLVMIVTGRASLREIGGPILIGQVAGEAAQKGFDYLLGILAIISVNLAFINVLPIPALDGGHIAIVLVEAALRRPLSLRARMAVQQLGVMLLLTLVVVIIYNDIMRIVH